Part of the Tolypothrix sp. PCC 7910 genome, ACTCGCTAATTGGTCGAGTTTGTCCCATTTTTGCTTGCTTTAAGGCTCTCCTCAAGCTGGCTTTAATTTCCTCAACTGGTGTATCATCTGGGTCGAGTTCTTCTGATTCTGCTGGTTCTGGAACCAATACAATCACTCGCACCTGATGAGGATAGGTTGTTCCGTGAATTGGCTCATCTAGTATTAGGTTTCCTTGAGCGTCAATCTTACCAGTCACTTCGATCGCTTTCATCTGCCGAGCCACCTTATTTTTGTTGCAGATCCTAACACGCCTAAATCCAGCCCCGAGTCAAGCCTTGTAGAGACGCGATTCATCGCGTCTTTACTCAAAAGTCATTTATCCGCCTTTTCCCCAATCCCCATTACCCCTTATCCCCAGAGGGGGCCCCGAGTTCCCCAATCCCCAGTCCCCTCACGGCGAATTCTCCATTTCTGGACTCAACTGACGGAAATTGAAATCTGCGGCGCTGGGGTGACAGCTAACACAGCTATTAATTTGTACAGGACGTTGTAGCTTGACTTTAGGATGCAAAGCTTTGAAATAACGTGAATTGTTGACGCGATAGGGTGTTTCTTCGTCTTTGCGTTGCGGACGGGAAAAAGTTTGCAGATACCGCCAAACTAAGACACGTGGCGGATCGATTAAAGGCTGTAGCTGTGCGCCGTAGTGCTGTGAGTCTTGGAGGAGGTTTTTCCAAGTTTGAGTGGGTAAAACTTCTGGTGGTATGGGGATGTGACAAGTTGAGCAGTTTTCTACATATAATTCTTGTCCCAGTTTGTATTGTGCAGGTACTACGTCAACTGTACCCACTTGTGATGTCGGGGTAGCACCTTGGACGTTGCTAGCTAAGGCTAACAGCCAACCCATAGCTAAACTCCAGGCCAATACTACCAAGAGTAAACCCAAAGGTCGGCGTTTAAATTGGCGATCGCGATCGCGGACTTTCCGCTTCACAAGATTTGACATTCCTCACATTCCCCAATAGTTAAATTCAGCGCTGATCTCACTGTATGGCTCGACGCTCAAATTTTTGCATATGTTCTCCCTGTCTGTGAGATATAGATGATTGAGGGCGCAATTTATATTACTGCTATTTAAGGAATTGCCATGAAATACCATGTTAAATCTCTTACCGTCTTTACTTTAATACTTTCTTTAATTTGCCCGCTTGCAGCAGCAGCTAATAACCGTCCATCAGTCAAAAATACTTTAGCCCAATCAACAACTGCGAACAATCGCCAAGCTCAAGCTAATCGGCTATTACAGCAAGGAATTAAACAAGCGAATACTAAACAGCTAGATGCTGCATTGCAATCTTTACAACAAGCATTAAATATCTATCAACAAATTAAAGATTTGGCGGGACAGGGTCAAACTCTACAAAAATTAGGTGATGTTTATGTTGCCAAAAAAGATAGTAGCAAAGCCATCTCTGCTTACGAGCAAAGTTTGGTAATTGCAAGACAAATTAATAACCGAGATTTAGAGGCTAGAAATCTGCTGAATTTAGGTGTGCTATACAACAGCCTCAAGAAATATGATAAAGCGTTGGAGTTTTTACCCCAGAGTTGGCAAATCGCCCAAGATATTAAAAGTCGTGAGTTGCAATTGCAGTCTTTAATTCAGTTATTGGAAGCTTATAAGGCTCAAGGTAATACTGCCAAATTGCAAGAATATCAGCAGCAATTAGCTACTAATTTTGGTGACGTAATCAAATATGTAGTAGTATTTCAATCCTACAGCCAAATATCTGTATTAACCCAACAAAAACAATACCAAAAAGCTATTGAACTTGGGCAGCAGGTACTAGAGTTTTTTCAAACCAATAAACTTAATAGTGATGATAGTAAATTATTAATCAGTTTATCTGGTATTAACGATGCATCAATTAAACCAGAATTACTGCAGAAAACGCTGCAGTTAGCAGTAATGGTTGAATTAATTCAAACTTATGATGCTATAGCTGACTATCCCAAAATTATCCAGATTGGGGAACAGTTGCTCGCATCTGTACGTAATCTCAATGAAGATGAGTGGACAATACTAGCTAATATTTCTGGTCAGCAACAAACTAATTCCTTGACAGAATTTAAGAAATTATCAGAAATGGGTGTTTTGTGGTTACTAGCAAAATCACATGATATTTCTGGAGAATATAATAAAGCTATTCCTTTGGCACAACAAGCTATACAAATATCGCGGGAACTAAAAAATCCAGAGTATGAAGCTAATGGATTGCTAACTCTAGCTAGTGCTTCTAAATCGCTAGCTGTAACTGATGCAGAACATCGTCAGGCTTTGGAATTAGCCCAACAAGCTTTGACAATTGGCAAAAACATCAAAAACCCAGAGATTGAATCAGATGCTTTAAATGCGATCGCGGAGATTTACAGTAATGTAGATGAATATCAAAAAACGATTGAATTTGCTTCTAAGAGTTTAGAACTTGCTAAGAAAAGCCAGAATCCGGCTGCAACAGTCAAACCTTTATTGACATTATCTAGCACCTATATCAGTTTAGGAAACTACCAAAAATCTAGCGAGTTATCTCAAGAAGCATTAAGCATTGCTCGCAAGATTAAGCAAATTCCTATAATTGAAGCCACATCTATGTTGTATTGGACTTTTAATCAGTTTATTCAAGGAGACTATCAAAAGACTATTGCTTCATCGCAAGAAGGGTTAAATTTAGTACCTCAGATTAACATCCCCTATTACCAACAACAATTTTTGATGTTGAACAATCTATTTTTAGGTATTGGGTATGGGGGATTAAATGATAACCAAAAAGCCCTAGATTACATTCAAAAAAGCGTACAAATAGCGAGAAATGCTCAAGATGCTC contains:
- a CDS encoding cytochrome C, which produces MSNLVKRKVRDRDRQFKRRPLGLLLVVLAWSLAMGWLLALASNVQGATPTSQVGTVDVVPAQYKLGQELYVENCSTCHIPIPPEVLPTQTWKNLLQDSQHYGAQLQPLIDPPRVLVWRYLQTFSRPQRKDEETPYRVNNSRYFKALHPKVKLQRPVQINSCVSCHPSAADFNFRQLSPEMENSP